The DNA region AAAGATAACCGCCCTCTTAAAGATTTTCTCGTTCCATCTTAGGAAGTGCCACAGTCGAGTATTATTAACACAGTGGCCCAGAATAACAACTTTGAGTTGAAACCCTCTCAGCTGCAAATCGTGCAGTAGAACTAGTTCTCTGGTAGCCTGATAGAGGACCCAAATTTGCACCTTTCTGTGTTTGTGCAATACGCTGACACGTTGAAAAGGAATGGCGTCGATTCAGAAGCCATTAGATTGCACCTTTTTCCTTTCTCACCGAGGGACATAGCCCAATCTTAGCTACAATCCTTACCATCGAATTCCATAATGACATGGAATGAGATAAAAAAGGCGTTCTTAGCAAGGTATTTCCTGCCAAGAAAAAAACGGTGTTAAGAAACCAGATAACCTGTTTTAGAAAGACCAACAATGAATCCCTCTTTAAGGCTTGGAagagatacaaggacatgatgagattatgcccacatcatggtttagaaaagTGGTTAATAATCCACACATTCTACAACAATCTTCTCTATAATAAGAGAATGACTATCGATGTTTCGGAAGGAAGAGCTTTGATGAATAATCCCTTCCAAGAAGCCTACCAACTCATCAAGAATATGGCCCAAAATCACTACCAATGGAGAAGCGAACACACTCCCATTGAAAAGGCACAACCCAAGGGTGGTATGTATGAGGTGAGAAATTTCGATCACATGAACACTAAAGTAGATGCTCTCACTCAAAAATCGATAACTTAACAGTTACTCCTGCAACTACTATAGCTTCCGTGAATCCCAACTACGAAATCTGTGGAGTCCCTAGACATGTCACTATTGACTATTAGTTATTAGTTGAGCCTACCTCTGACCGGGTAATAATGCTAGAGAAAATACCTATTCAAAAACGTATAATCTTGGATGGAGAAATCATCCAAATTTGTCCTACAAGAATACAAATACTCTGTTTGTAACTAGAGCTACATCCACTACTCCACATAGTTTCCAAAATAATAAAAGAGCCCTGCCACTCCTACAACCCCTAAGAAGTCTAATTTGGAACTAATGATCGAAAACTCTGTCTTGTCTCAGACTCATTAGAATAAAGATTTTATGAACCGAAATGTTCATACCAATGGGTTAATTAAGAAGTTAGCCAATAAAGTGGATGCTATGGCAACTCATAACAAAATGCTAGAGACCCATGTCTCTAAAGTGGCCCAATAACCAGCAGATACCGCTGCTCCCGCTAAAATattgaaggttgagaaaaacaagaaagggggtttgaattgttttggaaataaaaactttttcagaaatcagacacacacaaaataaaaaggaaatgacacaaaattttatactggttcgcttgaaattcaaagctactccagtccacccggccaaggtgatttcgccttcaaaaaggacttaatccactaatcttgaaagattacacaaccaaacatctaagagaataatctctaagccctctcaagtattcagactgcgcagagtcacaTGAGGAAGTAGTTCAAGCAAGAGTATAgattgtaatgtaaagtgcttctaacaaaaagaaaatattacagaattataagaacaataggttttcacgtaagagcagcagctcgtgaaaaatgAGAGAGGATGAATGAGATTTCTTGTGTGTCTCAAGGTGTGTTCTCTTGTGAAGTAttccgtcctttatatagtcgttgtgaaggaccgttgAAGTGATGACAtgatcttggtcattgaagaatgtttaatgtcattactctccttgtttctttctaaaacagttttgaGAGCCTCATTATTTCCTTCTTGAAATAGTTTCTTTCCAAATACAAATTTCTTTTCGGTTACACATTCTGAGCTGGTGAGTCTACGACAGAGTCTTGATAGATAAGAGTTTGCCTTCAGAGGATAATTATGTCTAACCGTATCAGATTTTCTTAATGCTCTAgacttcttcagattcagagtctggattcagtaTTCTTTTATCAGAGTATGATTTCTTTATGTTGCGCTAGGTATCTGCATTGATCAGAATCAGAGTCTTCTGGACAATCTTTCTGAGTAGCATCTGATAATCGAATATTTTCTATCTGATGTAATTTTCTATCTGATGTTTGATCAGAGCCCTGCATactaagaaaaaatctcgttagagtaccattttgtttcatcctttgttatcatcaaaatcttagagatatatagtagaaccaactttgttcttacaatatccccctttttgatgatgacaaaacaatacAGAGTAAAGGTGAAACATAAAAGAAAATCTTAGATCAGATAGGAAAGTgggctccccctgagttagatccttggataacttagatgttcttaccggaccttccttggtttagtgctttagctactttcctgcatatctttAGTCATGATTTAGTAAAAAATTTATTGAAAATGTTTGCAGTGCTTGAGAGGATTTAgttatgttttcatcagagctgttttagttctccccctttttgtcagaatcaaaaagacatagcaacAAAAAAGGTTGATATTGATAAAGAAGCATTTACAGATAAGCACATATgtcagaaggcagaaagcaaaGAGAAAATAACAAAACAGAGAAAGCAACACGCAAATAGCCTAGatgcctaagggtttggaggcggaTGCATCCTCTAGAGCAGCTGGgacaacatgttctgaatgttgacGTTGACTGAGTCCTATTGATCTAGCCTAGCCCGAACTACCTGATGTTCTTTCTGCAGTTCCTCTAGAGTATTCAAGACCAGAGGGACGAACCCAGAGTTGGagtgctccccctgagtcagttCATCAGCGTTGGCTTTGGCAGCAACTTCTTCAGCAATGCGAGCGGCTTCTTCAGCGTCGGCTTTAGCTTTTGCCTCAGCctcagcagcagcagcatcagcaatagcctttgcttcagcttctctgattcTGTGAAGTTCTTCTTGGCGTGCTTTCTCTTCAACTTCCTTCCTTGCccgttcctcagcttctctggtTAGGCACTCTTGAAGTCTAATCccagcgtctctgatgaagttgttgcggacttgttcagagaggcctttcagcttgaaggattcagaggtcatccaacttatcactgtgttccagtggatccttacagcagagggatcatcactgataccagagttgatggtcaAAGACTTGACCTTCTCAACTGACGACTCTGCAAAAACCTGGATTGCTTCTTCAAGGGTAGGAAGGGTAGTTTCTGGTTCAGTTGTAGAGGCTGGGGAGGGTGAGATAGGGACACTTAGATTAAGTGTGGGAGTTGTTGAGTCATCGGAAGTGATGGGTGGTGGTATGTCAGAGTGGGTCTGTGAGGATAGTTCAGGTTGTGGGGTTGGTTCAGATGGTGGTTGGGTTGGTTGTGGTTCATAGTGGGTTTGTTGTGGTTCATAGTGGGTTGGTTGTGGTTTAGATGATGCTTGAGGTGGTTCAAATGTAGTTGGATTTGGATGTTTCGGAGGTGGGGAAGTGACTTCTGGTTCAGGTTCAGGTTTAGGATGTGATGgctgttgagaggccagagcaTGGGCTTGGAGCTGAGCCAGAGTGGGGGATTGAGGGTCAGATGGTTCAGTATTAGAGGAGAGTTCGTAGTAAGGTGGGGATTAAggagatggtgatgatgatggtgaggtGGTTTCATTTAGCATTTCTACTTCTGAAACTGGTAATGTTGTGGTGGCGAGGTTGAATTTCAGAGAAGGTGGGTTAGAGCatctggtggttgagggaggagtttcagCAGGGGTGTATATGGGAGTtgtttggggaagagaagaagcaattGGTTTAATTTTGACAGAGCGAGGGAGAGATACAGACTTACCTGGAGAGCTAACCAGAGGAACTGGGGGTCTTGATCTAGAGGATTCTCCCAGCTTAGCTTTCTTCGCCTTCTTGGATTTCTTAGAGGGCTCccgcatcctcttcatgaagtgAGGTGGATGCTCAAGAAGCCAATCCACTGTGAATTCAGAGATATCCACCCCTTGATTGGCAAGGTCCTGTAGGTAGTAGGCAATTACATCTAgagggtcaatcttggagaacaGGTATAGTCCGTTGGGAATCTCCCTCTGATCTCTGAGTGCTTCCCAGAAGGTACCAAGTGTTGGTTTGGCTCTGACTTAAtcaatgattcccatgctcttcagattctgAGCATTCAAAGGTCTTCTAGTGTCAATGAtgacatcttccatgagtctgagctgaaTCAGGTGGTCCACGAGGCCACTCTCGATCCATATATCAGATATCAGTCtccccagagggatgtagtttcttgtcttcatgttgttt from Lathyrus oleraceus cultivar Zhongwan6 chromosome 1, CAAS_Psat_ZW6_1.0, whole genome shotgun sequence includes:
- the LOC127115164 gene encoding extensin-like → MREPSKKSKKAKKAKLGESSRSRPPVPLVSSPGKSVSLPRSVKIKPIASSLPQTTPIYTPAETPPSTTRCSNPPSLKFNLATTTLPVSELQAHALASQQPSHPKPEPEPEVTSPPPKHPNPTTFEPPQASSKPQPTHYEPQQTHYEPQPTQPPSEPTPQPELSSQTHSDIPPPITSDDSTTPTLNLSVPISPSPASTTEPETTLPTLEEAIQVFAESSVEKVKDAGIRLQECLTREAEERARKEVEEKARQEELHRIREAEAKAIADAAAAEAEAKAKADAEEAARIAEEVAAKANADELTQGEHSNSGFVPLVLNTLEELQKEHQVVRARLDQ